Proteins encoded by one window of Lactobacillus paragasseri:
- a CDS encoding MurR/RpiR family transcriptional regulator, translating to MTDLKRRVWEKNGELSESEKEIVRFLFSNSTLCSHLSLAKLAKRLYVSESSIFRLCKKIGLSGYSELRFELSDLTHEKKMNTIDVATEVENASQEVLNYYNTLDLEKVFSDIERANTIYLYSTGWSQELIAKYLAHELFIIGKRAVILPSAIEELRIVSRRAVEGDMLFIISYSGDNIQIRDEISKIKLLNNKITTVSFTTLRPAELISLVDYSFFFRTLKFKKFSGGEEATNDAFSPAYTFIDLLIAKYYQWEEQKGELDNVDDDEE from the coding sequence ATGACTGACTTGAAAAGACGCGTTTGGGAAAAAAACGGAGAGTTAAGTGAATCTGAGAAAGAAATTGTTAGATTCTTATTTTCAAATTCAACATTATGTAGCCATTTGAGCTTAGCAAAACTAGCAAAAAGATTGTATGTTTCAGAATCTTCTATTTTTAGACTGTGCAAAAAAATAGGTTTATCAGGCTACAGTGAATTGCGGTTTGAATTATCAGATTTAACTCATGAAAAGAAAATGAATACGATTGATGTTGCAACTGAAGTAGAAAATGCAAGTCAAGAGGTGCTGAATTACTATAATACGTTAGATTTAGAAAAGGTTTTTTCTGATATTGAGCGCGCAAATACAATTTATTTATATTCAACAGGTTGGTCTCAAGAGTTAATAGCAAAATATTTGGCTCATGAGTTATTCATAATCGGGAAAAGAGCTGTAATTCTTCCATCGGCAATTGAAGAACTAAGAATAGTAAGTAGACGGGCCGTAGAGGGAGATATGCTGTTTATCATTTCTTATAGTGGTGATAATATTCAAATCCGCGATGAAATAAGTAAGATAAAACTTTTGAATAACAAAATAACGACAGTATCATTTACAACCTTGCGCCCAGCAGAGTTGATCTCATTAGTAGATTATAGTTTTTTCTTCCGTACCTTGAAGTTTAAAAAATTTTCTGGGGGAGAAGAGGCTACCAATGACGCCTTTAGTCCTGCGTATACTTTCATTGACCTTTTGATTGCTAAGTACTATCAGTGGGAGGAACAAAAAGGAGAGTTAGATAATGTGGACGATGACGAAGAATAA
- a CDS encoding alpha-glucoside-specific PTS transporter subunit IIBC yields MMQKLQRFGAAMFVPVLLFSFAGIVVALGSLFNNATIFGSLANPTTGWYKVWDTISAGGWTVFNQECLLFVVGLPIGLANKSRGRAAMEALITYLTFNYFVGAMLSHWGAFFGVPNFNKIQITANATNGGLTEIAGIKTLDTNIVFSLIIAGIVVYLHNHYFDKKLPEWLGTFQGSTYVYFLGFFVMIPVAFLTCLIWPKVQLGINSMQHFIVSSGFVGIWIYSFLNRVLIPTGLHHLVYIPFQFGPAVVAGGLQPYWLKHLTEYAASTKPLSQIASVEGFQLYGNEKVFLVPFICWAFYATAKKNKKKQTSALLIPAALTSVFAGITEPIDFTYLFAAPVLWIVYSVMAATMNTVMWCFGLRGLMSDGAIGIASMNWLPLWANHWHIYVMQFIVGIVFGLLTYFIFKIMIEKFNYVTPGREADDEDVKLINKKEYKEKMAQQKAAQQATGVDASDPYIARAQAYLELLGGPSNIEELSSCATRLRVTVKDPDKLGSDAQFRANKAVNVVHHGKAIQVIVGLDVAQVLERMQTLIEKAGQSTKVSQEQDPEVEQAIGFIDLLGGRDNIKKLISCSTRIRVEVYDLSKVADDAHFKDLGAHEVTRRDNEIDIVIGLNADSIVDKMKENM; encoded by the coding sequence ATGATGCAGAAACTACAAAGATTTGGGGCGGCAATGTTCGTACCCGTCTTGCTTTTCTCGTTTGCCGGTATTGTGGTAGCTCTAGGAAGCTTATTTAACAATGCGACGATTTTTGGATCATTAGCTAATCCTACGACTGGCTGGTATAAAGTTTGGGATACAATATCTGCTGGTGGTTGGACTGTATTTAATCAAGAATGTCTATTATTTGTTGTTGGATTGCCAATTGGCCTAGCAAATAAATCACGTGGACGTGCTGCAATGGAAGCTCTTATTACTTACTTGACTTTCAACTATTTTGTTGGAGCTATGCTAAGTCATTGGGGTGCTTTCTTTGGAGTACCAAACTTTAATAAGATTCAAATTACTGCTAATGCGACTAACGGTGGTTTAACTGAAATTGCCGGTATTAAGACACTAGATACTAATATTGTCTTCTCCCTAATTATTGCTGGTATTGTTGTTTATCTCCATAATCATTACTTTGATAAGAAATTACCAGAATGGCTAGGTACTTTTCAGGGGTCAACTTATGTTTACTTCTTAGGGTTCTTTGTAATGATCCCAGTTGCATTTTTAACTTGTTTAATTTGGCCTAAAGTTCAATTAGGTATTAACAGTATGCAACACTTTATTGTAAGCAGTGGTTTTGTAGGAATATGGATTTATTCATTTTTGAACCGTGTATTAATTCCTACCGGACTCCACCACTTAGTATATATTCCATTCCAGTTTGGACCAGCCGTGGTTGCTGGTGGACTTCAACCATATTGGTTAAAGCACTTAACAGAATATGCTGCAAGTACAAAACCTTTATCACAAATTGCTTCTGTAGAAGGATTTCAACTTTACGGTAATGAAAAAGTCTTCTTAGTACCATTTATTTGTTGGGCTTTCTATGCAACCGCTAAGAAGAATAAGAAGAAACAAACCTCAGCATTGCTTATCCCAGCTGCACTAACTTCTGTTTTTGCTGGTATTACTGAACCTATTGACTTTACTTACTTGTTTGCTGCCCCAGTACTCTGGATTGTATATTCAGTTATGGCTGCTACTATGAATACGGTTATGTGGTGTTTTGGTTTAAGAGGACTTATGTCAGATGGTGCAATTGGTATTGCGTCAATGAACTGGCTTCCACTTTGGGCAAATCACTGGCACATCTATGTAATGCAATTTATTGTCGGAATTGTATTCGGTCTTCTTACTTACTTTATTTTTAAGATAATGATTGAAAAATTTAACTACGTAACTCCAGGCCGTGAAGCTGATGATGAAGATGTTAAATTAATCAATAAGAAAGAATATAAAGAAAAGATGGCTCAACAAAAGGCAGCTCAACAAGCTACTGGTGTCGATGCTTCTGATCCATATATTGCTAGAGCACAAGCTTATCTAGAATTATTAGGTGGACCAAGCAATATTGAAGAATTATCGTCATGTGCTACTAGATTACGTGTAACTGTAAAGGATCCAGATAAGTTGGGATCAGATGCTCAATTCAGAGCTAATAAAGCTGTTAATGTTGTTCACCATGGTAAAGCTATTCAAGTGATTGTTGGTCTTGATGTTGCGCAAGTCTTAGAAAGAATGCAAACATTAATTGAAAAAGCTGGTCAAAGTACAAAGGTAAGTCAAGAACAAGATCCAGAAGTTGAACAAGCTATTGGATTTATTGATCTACTTGGTGGTCGTGATAATATCAAGAAATTAATATCGTGCTCAACTAGAATTAGGGTTGAAGTCTATGATCTATCTAAAGTTGCAGATGATGCTCACTTTAAAGATTTAGGAGCTCATGAAGTTACTCGTAGAGACAATGAAATTGATATTGTTATTGGCTTAAATGCAGATAGTATTGTTGATAAAATGAAAGAAAATATGTAG
- a CDS encoding 6-phospho-alpha-glucosidase produces the protein MTKDNRKFSVVIAGGGSTFTPGFVLNLLQNQDRFPLRKLKFYDNDAERQKKIGDAVAIIMKERAPEIEFEYTTDPKEAFTDVDFVMGSIRVGKYHMRSLDEKIPLRYGVNGQETTGPGGMAYGLRSIPAIIQIIDWMEEYSPNAWMINYSNTIAIVAEACRRLRPHSKVINICDMPIDIMTRMAQICGLKDYHDLDFNYYGLNHFGWWKGVWDKKTGKDLMPELKKYVSKNGYWVGGDFDKDTEPSWEATFKKAADCYALEPNTLPNTYMQYYYYPQYEVKNADPHHTRTDEIREYRQKIVFGECERIVKEGTAENNMWDRNATHSEYIVDICHAIAYNTGEKFLANIPNNGAISNMDPDSIVEVPCLFTSHGVEPMATGKAGIFQRGLMMEQQTCEKLVVDAYEQHSYEKMWEAFALNKTVPDALVAKKILDDMIPENKPYWPELK, from the coding sequence ATGACTAAAGATAACCGTAAGTTTTCAGTTGTTATTGCTGGTGGTGGTAGTACATTTACACCAGGCTTTGTACTGAACTTATTACAGAATCAAGATAGATTTCCATTAAGAAAGTTAAAATTCTACGATAATGACGCAGAACGTCAAAAGAAAATTGGGGATGCAGTAGCAATTATTATGAAAGAAAGAGCTCCAGAAATTGAGTTCGAATATACTACTGATCCTAAGGAAGCATTTACTGATGTTGATTTCGTTATGGGTTCAATTCGTGTTGGTAAATACCATATGCGTAGTTTAGATGAAAAAATTCCATTGAGATATGGAGTTAATGGACAAGAAACTACAGGACCCGGAGGAATGGCATACGGTCTTCGTTCTATTCCAGCAATTATTCAAATTATTGACTGGATGGAAGAATATTCACCTAATGCTTGGATGATTAATTATTCTAATACTATTGCCATTGTTGCTGAAGCATGTCGTCGACTTCGCCCACATTCAAAAGTTATTAATATTTGTGATATGCCAATTGATATCATGACAAGAATGGCACAAATTTGTGGCTTGAAAGATTATCATGACTTAGATTTCAACTACTACGGCTTAAACCACTTTGGTTGGTGGAAAGGTGTTTGGGACAAGAAGACTGGAAAAGATTTAATGCCAGAACTTAAGAAATACGTTTCAAAGAATGGTTACTGGGTAGGCGGTGATTTTGATAAGGATACTGAGCCTAGCTGGGAAGCAACTTTTAAGAAAGCAGCTGATTGCTATGCTTTGGAACCAAATACGTTACCAAACACTTACATGCAATATTATTACTACCCACAATACGAAGTTAAGAATGCAGATCCACATCATACTCGTACTGATGAAATTCGTGAGTATCGTCAAAAGATTGTATTTGGTGAGTGTGAACGAATCGTTAAAGAAGGTACTGCCGAAAATAATATGTGGGATCGTAACGCAACTCACTCAGAATATATTGTTGATATCTGTCATGCAATTGCTTATAACACCGGAGAAAAGTTCTTAGCAAATATTCCAAATAATGGTGCTATTTCAAATATGGATCCTGATTCAATCGTTGAAGTTCCTTGCTTGTTTACCTCACATGGCGTTGAACCAATGGCAACTGGTAAAGCTGGAATCTTCCAAAGAGGCTTGATGATGGAACAACAAACTTGTGAAAAACTAGTTGTTGATGCATATGAACAACATTCATATGAAAAGATGTGGGAAGCATTTGCACTTAATAAGACTGTTCCAGATGCACTTGTGGCTAAGAAGATACTTGACGATATGATTCCAGAAAACAAGCCTTACTGGCCAGAATTGAAATAG
- a CDS encoding PAS domain-containing protein, whose protein sequence is MAEPKWLKDLKEEDYLKEDFDATGKSRYTVEGVDKNDPDWLDKAAKKVNAAEGDDYVKLDAGLLTVNQINWMLRRAFGELTYVDDNNQFLWYNKPTDPDKKMLAGRTPDQVGDTMGAVHPDIRNVIPEAKKVIYALRNKVGGHDEVKMPVPNGNRHKLILHDYKRIEDEEGNYVGTYEWVQDIYPFVKYFCETTGQKLVDDPDATTGATYKRDTIDTATGASKHEEHVEEKKEAKPDTNSGASEY, encoded by the coding sequence ATGGCAGAACCTAAGTGGCTAAAAGATTTAAAAGAAGAAGATTATCTTAAAGAAGATTTCGATGCAACCGGAAAGTCACGCTATACTGTTGAAGGTGTAGATAAAAATGATCCTGACTGGTTGGATAAGGCAGCCAAGAAAGTAAATGCTGCTGAAGGTGACGACTACGTAAAGCTTGATGCTGGACTTCTTACAGTTAACCAAATTAACTGGATGCTTCGTCGTGCATTTGGTGAATTAACTTATGTAGATGATAACAACCAATTCTTGTGGTATAACAAGCCAACTGATCCAGATAAAAAGATGCTTGCTGGTCGTACACCAGATCAAGTTGGTGATACTATGGGTGCTGTTCACCCTGATATTCGTAACGTTATTCCTGAAGCAAAGAAAGTTATCTATGCTTTAAGAAATAAAGTCGGTGGACATGATGAAGTTAAAATGCCTGTTCCAAATGGTAATCGTCATAAGTTGATTTTACATGATTATAAGCGAATTGAAGACGAAGAGGGTAACTATGTTGGTACTTATGAATGGGTACAAGATATATATCCGTTTGTAAAATATTTCTGTGAAACTACTGGACAAAAACTTGTTGATGATCCCGATGCTACAACTGGTGCAACTTATAAGAGAGATACCATTGATACTGCAACAGGCGCTTCTAAACATGAAGAGCATGTAGAAGAAAAGAAAGAAGCAAAACCTGATACCAATTCTGGCGCTTCAGAATATTAA
- a CDS encoding L-cystine transporter codes for MQTTLIVLVAVAILAGMAYLHKKNWGFTKLVFLSLVVGIVFGVSIQLMFGAKNEIVKNSIDWISIVGDGYVSLLQMLVIPLIFVSLVGAFTQLKMTTKIRKIATSVLAILLGTTAVASFLGFSSVAIFNLGGAGFAKGMTASSTALSAIKDHQEQLKGLTLPQQITSFFPQNIFADFAGMRSTSTIAVVVFSIFVGIAFLQIKKEKAEVAATFARGIQALRAVIMRIVKIVLELTPYGIFALIARTTATNSFATMSKLLVFIVAAYVAIIVMFIVHAVLLLINGINPITYFKKAWPVLVFAFTSRTSGGSLPLNVRTQRESMGVSDTIADFAASFGLTIGQNGCAGIYPSMVAAITAPLVGVNIFSWQFVLTLVVIDVISSFGVAGVGGGATFTTLMVLGALNLPVTVLGVLIAIDPIVDMARTALNVNDSMVAGVITAKRTGELDWNIFNNQKDDVDTEIE; via the coding sequence GTGCAAACTACTCTCATTGTTTTAGTAGCCGTCGCTATTCTAGCTGGCATGGCTTACTTACATAAAAAGAATTGGGGATTTACCAAGCTAGTATTTCTCTCATTAGTCGTTGGAATCGTCTTTGGAGTTTCTATTCAATTAATGTTTGGTGCCAAAAACGAGATTGTAAAAAATAGTATTGATTGGATTTCAATTGTTGGAGATGGGTATGTCTCCTTATTACAAATGTTGGTTATCCCACTAATCTTTGTTTCATTAGTTGGTGCCTTTACGCAATTAAAAATGACTACTAAAATCCGAAAAATTGCTACAAGTGTCTTAGCCATCTTGCTAGGAACTACTGCAGTTGCTTCATTCCTGGGCTTTAGTAGTGTTGCAATTTTTAATTTAGGCGGAGCTGGCTTTGCTAAGGGAATGACTGCTTCTTCAACTGCTCTTAGTGCAATTAAGGACCATCAAGAACAATTGAAAGGCCTAACTTTACCGCAACAAATTACTTCGTTTTTCCCGCAAAATATTTTTGCCGACTTTGCAGGAATGCGTTCAACTAGTACAATTGCAGTTGTAGTTTTCTCTATCTTTGTCGGAATTGCATTCTTACAAATTAAGAAAGAAAAAGCTGAAGTCGCTGCTACCTTTGCACGTGGTATTCAAGCATTACGTGCAGTTATCATGCGGATAGTTAAAATTGTACTCGAACTCACTCCATACGGAATCTTTGCTCTAATTGCTAGAACTACTGCAACTAACAGTTTCGCAACAATGAGCAAATTATTGGTCTTCATCGTTGCCGCTTATGTTGCAATAATAGTTATGTTTATTGTTCACGCTGTTTTACTTTTAATTAATGGAATTAATCCTATTACTTACTTTAAGAAGGCGTGGCCAGTTTTAGTTTTTGCCTTCACTTCCAGAACTAGTGGTGGTAGTTTGCCACTTAATGTTCGTACCCAACGTGAATCAATGGGCGTTAGCGACACAATTGCCGATTTCGCCGCTAGCTTTGGTTTAACTATTGGTCAAAATGGATGTGCAGGTATTTACCCATCGATGGTTGCAGCAATTACTGCTCCCCTTGTTGGAGTTAATATTTTCTCATGGCAATTTGTCTTAACCTTAGTTGTAATTGATGTTATTTCAAGTTTCGGCGTTGCCGGTGTTGGTGGCGGTGCAACATTTACTACTTTAATGGTACTTGGAGCACTTAACCTGCCAGTTACAGTACTTGGAGTTTTAATTGCTATTGACCCAATCGTTGACATGGCAAGAACTGCTCTTAATGTTA